Proteins co-encoded in one Dreissena polymorpha isolate Duluth1 chromosome 12, UMN_Dpol_1.0, whole genome shotgun sequence genomic window:
- the LOC127853908 gene encoding integumentary mucin C.1-like, with protein MPSVHTTSTTTYQTTLTTHQTTPTTHQTTPTTHQTTPTTHQTTPTTHQTTPTTHQTTPTTHQTTPTTHQTTLTTHQTTPTTHQTTPTTHQTTPTTHQTTLTTHQTTPTTHQTTPTTHQTTPTTHQTTPITHQTTPTTHQTTPITHQTTPTTHQTTPTTHQTTPTTHQTTPTTHQTTPTTHQTTPTTHQTTPTTHQTTPTTHQTTPTTQQTTPTTHQTTLQLTRRRYNSPDDAYNSPDDAYNSPDDAYNSPDDAYNSPDDAYNSPDDAYNSPDDAYNSPDDAYNSQTTPTTRQTTPTTHQTTPTTHQTTPTTHQTTPTTHQTTPTTHQTTPTTHQTTPTTQE; from the coding sequence ATGCCCTCAGTTCACACAACGTCGACAACAACTTACCAGACGACGCTTACAACTCACCAGACGACGCCTACAACTCACCAGACGACGCCTACAACTCACCAGACGACGCCTACAACTCACCAGACGACGCCTACAACTCACCAGACGACGCCTACAACTCACCAGACGACGCCTACAACTCACCAGACGACGCCTACAACTCACCAGACGACGCTTACAACTCACCAGACGACGCCTACAACTCACCAGACGACGCCAACAACTCACCAGACGACGCCTACAACTCACCAGACGACGCTAACAACTCACCAGACGACGCCTACAACTCACCAGACAACGCCTACAACTCACCAGACGACGCCTACAACTCACCAGACGACGCCTATAACTCACCAGACGACGCCTACAACTCACCAGACGACGCCTATAACTCACCAGACGACGCCTACAACTCACCAGACGACGCCTACAACTCACCAGACGACGCCTACAACTCACCAGACGACGCCTACAACTCACCAGACGACGCCTACAACTCACCAGACGACGCCTACAACTCACCAGACAACGCCTACAACTCACCAGACGACGCCTACAACTCACCAGACGACGCCTACAACTCAACAGACGACGCCTACAACTCACCAGACGACGCTACAACTCACCAGACGACGCTACAACTCACCAGACGACGCCTACAACTCACCAGACGACGCCTACAACTCACCAGACGACGCCTACAACTCACCAGACGACGCCTACAACTCACCAGACGACGCCTACAACTCACCAGACGACGCTTACAACTCACCAGACGACGCCTACAACTCACCAGACGACGCCTACAACTCACAGACGACGCCTACAACTCGCCAGACGACGCCTACAACTCACCAGACGACGCCTACAACTCACCAGACGACGCCTACAACTCACCAGACGACGCCTACAACTCACCAGACGACGCCTACAACTCACCAGACGACGCCTACAACTCACCAGACGACGCCTACAACTCAAGAG